One window of the Rosa rugosa chromosome 3, drRosRugo1.1, whole genome shotgun sequence genome contains the following:
- the LOC133741141 gene encoding probable leucine-rich repeat receptor-like serine/threonine-protein kinase At3g14840 isoform X1 — MNLTKLTELRISSNNLTGRMPDFFQSWNQFQKLEIQASGLQGPIPSSISVLSNLTELRISDLNGGGSVSPNLSNMISLQRLMLRSCNLSGPMPSDLSAMSQLKTLDLSFNRLEGSILDSADLTPLQNLYLTSNLLTGSIPDWIKSRDNRYEIDVSYNNFSESSESPSCTENLESLGA, encoded by the exons ATGAATCTGACTAAGTTAACAGAACT GAGGATTAGCAGCAACAACTTAACTGGAAGAATGCCCGACTTTTTTCAAAGTTGGAATCAATTTCAGAAATT AGAGATCCAAGCTAGTGGTCTACAAGGCCCCATTCCATCTAGCATTTCTGTCTTGAGTAATTTAACAGAACT AAGGATCAGCGACTTAAATGGAGGGGGTTCAGTATCTCCAAACTTGAGCAATATGATAAGCTTGCAAAGATT AATGCTCAGGAGCTGTAACTTATCTGGACCTATGCCTTCTGATTTATCAGCAATGTCACAGTTGAAAACATT AGATCTAAGCTTCAACAGATTGGAGGGAAGCATTCTTGATTCGGCAGATCTGACACCCTTGCAGAACTT GTATCTAACAAGCAACTTGCTTACTGGATCTATTCCAGACTGGATCAAGAGCAGAGATAATCGCTA CGAGATAGATGTTTCTTACAATAATTTTTCTGAGAGCTCTGAGTCACCATCTTGTACAGAAAACCTGGAAAGTTTGGGTGCTTGA
- the LOC133741141 gene encoding probable leucine-rich repeat receptor-like serine/threonine-protein kinase At3g14840 isoform X2: MNLTKLTELRISSNNLTGRMPDFFQSWNQFQKLEIQASGLQGPIPSSISVLSNLTELRISDLNGGGSVSPNLSNMISLQRLMLRSCNLSGPMPSDLSAMSQLKTLDLSFNRLEGSILDSADLTPLQNLYLTSNLLTGSIPDWIKSRDNR, translated from the exons ATGAATCTGACTAAGTTAACAGAACT GAGGATTAGCAGCAACAACTTAACTGGAAGAATGCCCGACTTTTTTCAAAGTTGGAATCAATTTCAGAAATT AGAGATCCAAGCTAGTGGTCTACAAGGCCCCATTCCATCTAGCATTTCTGTCTTGAGTAATTTAACAGAACT AAGGATCAGCGACTTAAATGGAGGGGGTTCAGTATCTCCAAACTTGAGCAATATGATAAGCTTGCAAAGATT AATGCTCAGGAGCTGTAACTTATCTGGACCTATGCCTTCTGATTTATCAGCAATGTCACAGTTGAAAACATT AGATCTAAGCTTCAACAGATTGGAGGGAAGCATTCTTGATTCGGCAGATCTGACACCCTTGCAGAACTT GTATCTAACAAGCAACTTGCTTACTGGATCTATTCCAGACTGGATCAAGAGCAGAGATAATCGCTA A